In Microbacterium sp. SLBN-146, one genomic interval encodes:
- the pulA gene encoding pullulanase-type alpha-1,6-glucosidase, whose product MSKTTSVRVRRSLAVVSAAALLFSGVVVTAPAATAETVEPRSFAIVGSLQSELGCPADWAPDCAETELAPTEADGVYAAEFEVPAGSYEYKVAVDDSWTESYGLDGGEANIPLTVAGPATLRFLFDDTTHRVGLEVVGLAEDYSTADDALVAEPVRQPGDGKQFYFVMTDRFANGDPANDTGGYTGDRLATGFDPTDKGFFNGGDIAGLHAKLDYIAGLGTDAIWLTPSFANKPVQGTGANASAGYHGYWVTDFTKIDPHLGTNAELEAFIDDAHAQGISVYFDIITNHTADVIDYAEGQYSYIDKATEPYRDAEGTVFDPSALAANGEPFPALDPATSFPYTPVIAEAEEAVKTPAWLNDPTLYHNRGNSTWEGESVTYGDFDGLDDLMTEHPTVVNGFVEVYQDWIDLGIDGFRIDTAKHVNFEFWEQWSTSVLDYAHANGKPDFFMFGEVYDADPVKLSPYVRKTDMNSVLDFTFQSAATSFAKGGSAKTLQNLYAGDDHYTTASSSSTALPTFLGNHDMGRVGYFVKDAANPLERDLLAHDLMFLGRGQPVVYYGDEQGFTGVAPGNDKSARQSMFATQVAEYRDQTLITGETVGQVDRFGTDVPVYQHIAGLAAVRAEHPALVDGAQIELHASDGAGVYAFSRVDRDDKVEYVVALNNAATAQTVDLATLTRGASYTAVYGDGGPLTTDAGAAASVTIPALSTVVWKADRPVSAPESAADVVVTVPEPGAGLTGSTPVSATADASWRETSFSWRVVGSDEWQPLGTAEDTTPRVFHDIDGLATGTLVEYRAVSTDAAGNRSASSTYASVGNRVSLADVPEEPEEPEGPSEFGAVSIPGNLNSEFGCAADWAPDCDEAQMTLVDGVWRLQIADLAAGTYEYKVATEKSWDVNFGANGVPGGTNITITHAGGPIAFYFDPRTKAVQSTAEGPLVTLPGSWQSEMGCPGDWAPDCLRTLMFDKDRDGVYEFATNALPTGAYETKVAHGLSWGENYGVGGAPDGSNYAFQATEGKLIAFRYDPETHLLAIELADPPLPGTGQLQAHWIDAGTIAWPADLGDATDATWELYSSSDAALAVVDGDVAGGEAIDLALIDGGLTAEQKERFPALAGYAALRVASDDTADLLTTQLLVAQRNADGELSALTGVQLPGVLDDLYAEPLAEKTLGIAWKSGKPTFRVWAPTAQSATLLTWDEGADGEPQRHEGVWDAASGTFSVEGSKRLAGDEYLWEVVVYAPSTAAIETNTVTDPYSVALTINSTRSVAIDLADKEYRPKKWEKAKPPVIDRPVDRAIYELHIRDFSIGDTSVPEAERGTYRAFTRTSAGTTQLKQLADAGINTVHLLPSFDIATIEEERGAQAQPPCDLASFGPASPEQQACIQSIADEDGFNWGYDPYHFTVPEGSYAVDPQGGARVSEFREMVGALHGMGLQVVLDEVFNHTAQSGQGEKSVLDRIVPGYYHRLNAVGAVETSTCCQNVATEHAAAEKLMVDSLVTWARDYKVDGFRFDLMGHHSKANMLAVREALDALTLKKDGVDGSKISLYGEGWNFGEVADNRLFEQATQGQLGGTGIGTFSDRLRDAVHGGSPVASETVQQQGFGTGLGTDPNGAPINGTPEQALADLAHQTDLVKLGLAGNLRDYRLIDHTGAERAGDELDYRGSPAGYADQPDEIISYVDAHDNETLYDLSVLKLPADTSMADRVRMNTLSLATATLSQTPSFWHAGTELLRSKSLDRNSYNSGDWFNRIDWTGQESTFGSGLPPAADNEEKWPIMAPLLADPALKPGPADIAAAEASALDLLRVRSDVDLLRLGSADLIQQKVSFPGSGPDAAPGVIAMLIDDLVGADVDATLDGALVVFNASPDPVSQAIPDLAGRGFALTSAQAEGADPVVKTTTWDAATGTVTVPARSVAVLVDAEPIATTVLAAPDRLLAKHGTPVAVKGRVLAADGSAPVGTVTVTDNGRVIATATLAAKDRGKIDIALPRLGRGIHLIRTSFTGAGDYEDSRTFLPLPVLVY is encoded by the coding sequence GTGTCGAAGACGACCTCCGTACGTGTCCGCCGATCCCTCGCCGTCGTTTCCGCGGCGGCCCTGCTCTTCTCGGGAGTCGTCGTCACGGCGCCCGCAGCGACCGCAGAAACGGTCGAGCCCCGCTCGTTCGCCATCGTCGGGAGCCTCCAGTCCGAACTCGGCTGTCCCGCCGACTGGGCGCCCGACTGCGCCGAGACGGAGCTCGCCCCGACCGAGGCCGACGGTGTCTACGCGGCCGAGTTCGAGGTCCCCGCGGGCAGCTACGAGTACAAGGTCGCCGTCGACGACTCCTGGACGGAGTCCTACGGCCTCGACGGCGGCGAGGCGAACATCCCGCTGACCGTCGCGGGCCCCGCGACGCTCCGATTCCTGTTCGACGACACGACGCACCGCGTCGGCCTCGAGGTCGTCGGGCTCGCCGAGGACTACTCGACCGCCGACGACGCGCTGGTGGCCGAGCCCGTCCGGCAGCCCGGGGACGGCAAGCAGTTCTACTTCGTCATGACCGATCGGTTCGCCAACGGCGACCCTGCGAACGACACGGGCGGCTACACGGGAGACCGCCTCGCGACGGGCTTCGATCCGACAGACAAGGGCTTCTTCAACGGCGGCGACATCGCGGGGCTGCACGCGAAGCTCGACTACATCGCGGGTCTCGGGACGGATGCCATCTGGCTCACTCCGAGCTTCGCGAACAAGCCCGTCCAGGGCACGGGCGCGAACGCGAGCGCCGGCTACCACGGCTATTGGGTGACCGACTTCACGAAGATCGATCCGCATCTCGGCACGAACGCCGAGCTCGAGGCGTTCATCGACGACGCCCACGCCCAGGGCATCTCGGTCTACTTCGACATCATCACGAACCACACCGCCGACGTCATCGACTACGCCGAGGGCCAGTACTCCTACATCGACAAGGCGACCGAACCGTACCGCGACGCCGAGGGAACCGTCTTCGATCCGTCGGCACTGGCCGCGAACGGCGAGCCGTTCCCCGCTCTCGATCCCGCGACGAGCTTCCCCTACACCCCCGTGATCGCCGAGGCCGAGGAAGCCGTCAAGACCCCCGCGTGGCTCAACGACCCCACGCTCTATCACAACCGCGGCAACTCGACGTGGGAGGGCGAGTCGGTCACGTACGGCGACTTCGACGGACTCGACGACCTCATGACGGAGCATCCGACCGTCGTCAACGGATTCGTCGAGGTCTACCAGGACTGGATCGACCTCGGCATCGACGGCTTCCGCATCGACACGGCGAAGCACGTGAACTTCGAGTTCTGGGAGCAGTGGTCCACGAGCGTCCTCGACTACGCCCACGCGAACGGCAAGCCCGACTTCTTCATGTTCGGCGAGGTCTACGACGCCGATCCGGTCAAGCTCTCGCCGTACGTGCGCAAGACCGACATGAACTCGGTCCTCGACTTCACGTTCCAGTCTGCCGCGACGAGCTTCGCGAAGGGCGGGTCGGCGAAGACCCTCCAGAACCTGTACGCGGGCGACGACCACTACACGACGGCATCGTCGTCGTCGACGGCGCTGCCGACCTTCCTCGGCAATCACGACATGGGTCGCGTCGGCTACTTCGTGAAGGATGCCGCGAATCCGCTCGAGCGCGATCTCCTCGCCCACGACCTCATGTTCCTCGGCCGCGGCCAGCCGGTCGTCTACTACGGCGATGAGCAGGGCTTCACGGGTGTCGCGCCGGGCAACGACAAGAGCGCTCGCCAGTCGATGTTCGCGACGCAGGTCGCCGAGTACCGGGACCAGACCCTCATCACGGGGGAGACGGTCGGCCAGGTCGACCGTTTCGGAACGGATGTGCCGGTGTACCAGCACATCGCCGGCCTCGCGGCCGTGCGCGCGGAGCATCCGGCCCTCGTCGACGGCGCCCAGATCGAACTGCACGCGTCGGACGGCGCCGGTGTGTACGCCTTCTCGCGCGTCGACCGCGACGACAAGGTCGAGTACGTCGTCGCTCTCAACAACGCCGCGACGGCGCAGACCGTCGATCTCGCGACGCTGACGCGGGGCGCCTCCTACACGGCGGTCTACGGCGACGGCGGTCCGCTCACGACGGATGCTGGAGCGGCGGCATCCGTGACGATCCCGGCGCTCTCGACCGTCGTCTGGAAGGCCGACCGCCCCGTGTCGGCTCCCGAGTCCGCGGCCGACGTCGTCGTCACGGTGCCCGAGCCGGGTGCCGGGCTCACGGGATCCACGCCCGTCAGCGCGACGGCCGATGCGTCGTGGCGCGAGACGAGCTTCTCGTGGCGTGTCGTCGGCTCCGACGAATGGCAGCCGCTCGGCACGGCCGAGGACACGACGCCGCGGGTCTTCCACGACATCGACGGGCTCGCGACGGGAACGCTCGTCGAATACCGCGCCGTGTCGACGGATGCCGCGGGCAACCGCTCCGCGTCGTCGACGTACGCCTCGGTCGGCAACCGCGTGAGCCTCGCCGACGTGCCGGAAGAGCCCGAGGAACCCGAGGGTCCGTCGGAGTTCGGCGCCGTCAGCATCCCTGGCAACCTCAACTCCGAGTTCGGATGCGCGGCGGACTGGGCGCCCGACTGCGACGAAGCGCAGATGACGCTCGTCGACGGGGTCTGGCGCCTCCAGATCGCCGACCTCGCCGCCGGCACGTACGAGTACAAGGTCGCGACCGAGAAGTCGTGGGACGTCAACTTCGGCGCGAACGGCGTGCCGGGCGGGACGAACATCACGATCACGCACGCGGGTGGTCCCATCGCGTTCTACTTCGATCCGCGCACGAAGGCGGTGCAGTCGACGGCGGAGGGCCCCCTCGTGACGCTGCCGGGCTCGTGGCAGAGCGAAATGGGATGCCCCGGCGACTGGGCACCGGACTGCCTCCGCACGCTCATGTTCGACAAGGATCGCGACGGCGTATACGAGTTCGCGACGAACGCGCTCCCGACGGGAGCGTACGAGACGAAGGTCGCCCACGGCCTCAGCTGGGGTGAGAACTACGGCGTGGGGGGCGCGCCCGACGGTTCGAACTACGCGTTCCAGGCGACGGAGGGGAAGCTCATCGCCTTCCGGTACGATCCCGAAACCCACCTCCTGGCCATCGAGCTCGCCGATCCGCCGCTGCCGGGGACGGGGCAGCTGCAGGCGCACTGGATCGACGCCGGCACGATCGCGTGGCCCGCTGACCTCGGCGACGCGACGGATGCCACGTGGGAGCTTTACTCGTCGTCCGACGCGGCGCTCGCTGTCGTGGACGGCGACGTCGCGGGGGGAGAGGCGATCGACCTCGCGCTCATCGACGGCGGTCTCACGGCCGAGCAGAAGGAGCGGTTCCCGGCGCTCGCGGGGTACGCGGCGCTGCGGGTGGCTTCCGATGACACGGCAGACCTCCTCACGACGCAGCTCCTGGTCGCGCAGCGCAACGCCGACGGAGAGTTGTCGGCGCTCACGGGGGTCCAGCTCCCCGGCGTCCTCGACGACCTGTACGCGGAACCGCTCGCGGAGAAGACGCTCGGCATCGCATGGAAGTCCGGCAAGCCGACCTTCCGCGTGTGGGCGCCGACCGCGCAGTCGGCGACGCTCCTGACATGGGACGAAGGGGCCGACGGCGAGCCGCAGCGCCATGAAGGCGTGTGGGACGCGGCATCCGGAACCTTCTCCGTCGAAGGGTCGAAGCGCCTGGCGGGCGACGAGTACCTCTGGGAGGTCGTCGTCTACGCCCCGTCGACGGCCGCGATCGAGACGAACACCGTCACCGATCCGTACTCGGTCGCGCTCACGATCAACTCGACCCGCTCGGTCGCCATCGACCTCGCCGACAAGGAGTACCGGCCGAAGAAGTGGGAGAAGGCGAAGCCGCCGGTCATCGACCGCCCCGTGGACCGCGCCATCTACGAGCTCCACATCCGCGACTTCTCGATCGGCGACACATCGGTTCCCGAAGCCGAGCGCGGCACGTACCGCGCCTTCACGCGGACGAGCGCCGGCACGACGCAGCTGAAGCAACTGGCGGATGCCGGGATCAACACCGTCCATCTCCTGCCGTCGTTCGACATCGCGACGATCGAGGAGGAACGCGGAGCGCAGGCGCAGCCGCCGTGCGACCTCGCATCGTTCGGACCCGCATCGCCGGAGCAGCAGGCCTGCATCCAGTCGATCGCCGATGAGGACGGCTTCAACTGGGGCTACGACCCCTACCACTTCACGGTTCCCGAGGGTTCCTACGCCGTCGACCCGCAGGGCGGAGCGCGCGTCTCCGAGTTCCGCGAGATGGTCGGCGCGCTTCACGGGATGGGTCTCCAGGTCGTCCTCGACGAGGTGTTCAACCACACGGCGCAGTCGGGCCAGGGCGAGAAGTCGGTGCTCGATCGGATCGTTCCCGGCTACTACCACCGGCTCAACGCGGTCGGCGCGGTCGAGACCTCGACGTGCTGCCAGAACGTCGCGACCGAACACGCCGCGGCGGAGAAGCTCATGGTCGACTCCCTCGTCACGTGGGCGCGCGACTACAAGGTCGACGGGTTCCGCTTCGACCTCATGGGGCACCACTCGAAGGCGAACATGCTCGCCGTCCGCGAGGCTCTCGACGCGCTCACGCTGAAGAAGGACGGGGTCGACGGGTCGAAGATCTCCCTCTACGGCGAGGGATGGAACTTCGGTGAGGTCGCCGACAACCGGCTCTTCGAGCAGGCGACGCAGGGTCAGCTCGGCGGCACCGGGATCGGCACGTTCAGCGACCGGCTCCGCGACGCCGTCCACGGCGGGAGCCCCGTGGCATCCGAGACCGTTCAGCAGCAGGGCTTCGGTACGGGACTCGGCACCGACCCCAACGGTGCGCCGATCAACGGCACGCCGGAGCAGGCGCTCGCCGATCTCGCCCACCAGACCGATCTCGTCAAGCTCGGCCTCGCGGGGAACCTGCGCGACTACCGGCTCATCGACCACACGGGCGCGGAGCGCGCGGGCGACGAGCTCGACTACCGCGGATCGCCCGCGGGGTACGCCGACCAGCCCGACGAGATCATCTCCTACGTCGATGCGCACGACAACGAGACGCTCTACGACCTCTCGGTGCTGAAGCTCCCCGCCGACACGTCGATGGCTGACCGGGTCCGCATGAACACGCTGTCGCTCGCGACCGCGACGCTCTCGCAGACGCCGTCGTTCTGGCACGCCGGGACAGAGCTCCTGCGGTCGAAGTCGCTCGATCGCAACAGCTACAACTCGGGCGACTGGTTCAACCGGATCGACTGGACGGGACAGGAGTCGACGTTCGGGTCGGGTCTGCCGCCCGCGGCCGACAACGAGGAGAAGTGGCCGATCATGGCGCCGCTCCTCGCCGACCCCGCGCTGAAGCCCGGACCGGCGGATATCGCGGCGGCCGAGGCGTCGGCTCTCGATCTCCTGCGGGTCCGGTCCGACGTGGATCTCCTGCGTCTCGGGTCTGCCGATCTCATCCAGCAGAAGGTCTCGTTCCCGGGGAGTGGTCCGGATGCCGCTCCCGGCGTCATCGCGATGCTCATCGACGACCTCGTCGGCGCCGACGTCGACGCGACTCTCGACGGCGCGCTCGTCGTGTTCAACGCGTCGCCGGATCCCGTCTCCCAGGCGATCCCCGACCTCGCGGGCCGAGGTTTCGCACTGACGTCGGCGCAGGCGGAGGGGGCCGACCCCGTCGTGAAGACGACGACGTGGGATGCCGCGACCGGCACGGTCACGGTGCCCGCCCGCTCCGTCGCGGTGCTCGTCGACGCCGAGCCGATCGCGACGACGGTCCTCGCCGCCCCCGACCGCCTGCTCGCGAAGCACGGCACCCCCGTCGCGGTGAAGGGTCGCGTGCTGGCCGCCGACGGGTCGGCCCCCGTGGGAACCGTGACGGTCACCGACAACGGCCGAGTGATCGCGACAGCGACCCTCGCGGCGAAGGATCGCGGCAAGATCGACATCGCGCTGCCGAGGCTCGGCCGTGGCATCCATCTCATCCGCACGTCGTTCACGGGCGCGGGCGACTACGAAGACTCGAGGACCTTCCTCCCCCTCCCCGTGCTCGTGTACTGA
- a CDS encoding SDR family oxidoreductase: protein MPLALVTGAARADSIAAGIVPRLTRDGWTVVTSDLAGADYPADLSTPSGPDDLIAAVLRDHGPITALVLSHAHDVESGILDTTVESFDMHVAVNARATLLLIAAFARQVPTDGGAVVALTSDHTTGNLPYGASKGALDRIVISAARELGPRGISANALNPGPIDTGWMDDGIRSTLEPMHPLGRLGTPTDIAAIVSFLVSPEGRWVSGQLLHTDGGFSARF, encoded by the coding sequence ATGCCGCTCGCTCTCGTGACAGGCGCCGCGCGCGCCGACAGCATCGCCGCGGGAATCGTGCCCCGATTGACCCGTGACGGGTGGACCGTCGTGACGAGCGACCTCGCTGGCGCCGACTACCCCGCCGACCTCTCGACGCCGTCCGGACCCGATGACCTCATCGCGGCGGTCCTTCGCGACCACGGTCCGATCACGGCGCTCGTGCTGAGCCATGCGCATGATGTGGAGTCCGGCATCCTCGACACGACGGTCGAGAGCTTCGACATGCACGTCGCCGTCAATGCCCGCGCGACCCTCCTGCTCATCGCGGCATTCGCCCGGCAGGTTCCCACGGACGGCGGAGCGGTCGTCGCACTGACGAGCGACCACACGACGGGGAACCTCCCCTACGGGGCGTCGAAGGGGGCGCTGGACCGCATCGTGATCTCGGCGGCGCGGGAGCTCGGTCCGCGGGGGATCTCGGCCAACGCGCTCAATCCCGGACCCATCGACACGGGCTGGATGGACGACGGGATCCGTTCGACGCTCGAGCCGATGCATCCGCTCGGGCGACTCGGAACCCCGACCGACATCGCCGCGATCGTGTCGTTCCTCGTCTCACCCGAAGGTCGATGGGTCTCGGGGCAGCTCCTCCACACCGACGGCGGGTTCTCGGCGCGCTTCTGA
- a CDS encoding HNH endonuclease signature motif containing protein, whose amino-acid sequence MQLTATPSPAVAARLTRAAVRAAVAFGAERVEAMSDDALLQLLADATEARNALEVMLASASAEVSRRSARELGYQGLAQRKGHRNSTSLVQNITGQSTGDVRRAVQVGEDLLSPSGRDGGAGDAADAAVRVDARWLTLLRDALAIGRLGQAQFQAIRTGLGEPPVERYPDLDDDFLPDAWAVAVERLVEEAAVVPVEALRAAARVARDRLDPIGVTLRFEERFAARSFRTWIDEHGQHHGRFVFDDDAAVWVHTILSAALRPRRGPRFVPSDGDTDAHVGGTDANPGADDRTNEQLQYDTVLAILRTGANADPTQAFGDRQPGVRIVVEATALTVGHDGGPTRVTGVGHDEELGAALPGGVVETYLCDAGASVLSVDATGRPLDLGREQRLFSRAQRIAIAVRDGGCIWPSCTASPSRCEYHHIDHWAEHRGRTNVDDGVPLCRNCHMRLHNQNWRITRVREPETGIDTYWLHPPPDTTSTGGPGAGAGLGAGAGPGTDVRTGAGAVGEGRGTPTRLTTKSPRRFQTA is encoded by the coding sequence ATGCAGCTCACCGCCACACCCTCACCCGCCGTCGCGGCGCGGCTGACGCGTGCGGCGGTTCGGGCGGCCGTCGCGTTCGGAGCGGAGCGCGTCGAGGCGATGTCCGACGATGCGCTGCTGCAGCTTCTGGCGGATGCCACCGAAGCCCGGAATGCGCTCGAGGTGATGCTTGCGTCGGCGTCTGCAGAGGTATCCCGGCGGTCGGCGCGAGAGCTCGGCTACCAGGGCCTCGCACAGCGCAAAGGGCACCGCAACAGCACCTCACTCGTGCAGAACATCACGGGGCAGTCGACCGGCGACGTGCGTCGTGCCGTGCAGGTCGGCGAGGATCTGCTCTCCCCGAGTGGGCGCGATGGCGGTGCCGGGGATGCGGCGGATGCGGCGGTTCGGGTCGATGCGCGGTGGCTGACACTGCTGCGCGACGCGCTGGCGATCGGACGACTCGGGCAAGCGCAGTTCCAGGCGATCCGGACGGGGCTGGGCGAACCTCCCGTGGAGCGGTATCCCGACCTCGACGATGACTTCCTCCCCGATGCGTGGGCCGTCGCGGTGGAGCGTCTCGTCGAGGAGGCCGCGGTCGTTCCCGTCGAGGCACTCCGCGCGGCGGCGCGCGTCGCGCGCGACCGGCTCGACCCGATCGGAGTGACGCTGCGGTTCGAAGAACGCTTCGCCGCACGGTCGTTCCGCACGTGGATCGACGAGCACGGTCAGCACCACGGGCGATTCGTGTTCGACGACGACGCCGCGGTCTGGGTCCACACGATCCTCAGCGCCGCCCTCCGCCCGCGTCGCGGGCCGCGGTTCGTGCCGAGCGATGGAGACACGGACGCGCACGTCGGCGGGACAGACGCGAACCCCGGCGCAGACGACCGGACGAACGAGCAGCTGCAGTACGACACCGTCCTGGCGATCCTCCGCACGGGCGCCAACGCCGACCCGACGCAGGCGTTCGGCGACCGGCAGCCCGGCGTGCGGATCGTCGTCGAGGCCACCGCCCTCACCGTGGGGCACGATGGCGGTCCGACACGCGTGACGGGGGTCGGTCACGACGAGGAGCTCGGAGCAGCGCTTCCGGGCGGAGTCGTCGAGACGTACCTCTGCGATGCCGGCGCGAGCGTGCTGAGCGTCGACGCGACGGGGCGACCGCTGGATCTCGGACGCGAGCAGCGCCTGTTCTCCCGCGCGCAACGCATCGCGATCGCGGTCCGCGATGGCGGATGCATCTGGCCCTCCTGCACGGCGAGCCCTTCGAGGTGCGAATACCACCACATCGATCACTGGGCGGAGCATCGCGGCAGAACGAACGTCGACGACGGTGTTCCCCTGTGCCGGAACTGCCACATGCGGCTGCACAATCAGAACTGGCGGATCACCCGCGTGCGCGAACCCGAGACGGGGATCGACACGTACTGGCTGCACCCGCCTCCTGATACGACGTCGACTGGTGGCCCCGGGGCGGGGGCAGGACTAGGTGCCGGTGCAGGTCCGGGTACAGATGT